A single Panthera uncia isolate 11264 chromosome E2 unlocalized genomic scaffold, Puncia_PCG_1.0 HiC_scaffold_19, whole genome shotgun sequence DNA region contains:
- the NDRG4 gene encoding protein NDRG4 isoform X2, whose product MPECWDGEHDIETPYGLLHVVIRGSPKGNRPAILTYHDVGLNHKLCFNTFFNFEDMQEITKHFVVCHVDAPGQQVGASQFPQGYQFPSMEQLAAMLPSVVQHFGFKYVIGIGVGAGAYVLAKFALIFPDLVEGLVLMNIDPNGKGWIDWAATKLSGLTSTLPDTVLSHLFSQEELVSNTELVQSYRQQIGNVVNQANLQLFWNMYNSRRDLDINRPGTVPNAKTLRCPVMLVVGDNAPAEDGVVECNSKLDPTTTTFLKMADSGGLPQVTQPGKLTEAFKYFLQGMGYMPSASMTRLARSRTASLTSAGSVDGSRPQACTHSESSEGLGQVNHTMEVSC is encoded by the exons ATGCCGGAGTGCTGGGATGGG GAACATGACATCGAGACGCCTTACGGCCTTCTGCACGTGGTGATCCGGGGCTCCCCCAAAGGGAACCGCCCGGCCATCCTCACCTACCATGATGTGGGCCTCAATC ACAAGCTGTGCTTCAACACCTTCTTCAACTTTGAGGACATGCAGGAGATCACCAAGCACTTTGTGGTGTGCCACGTGGATGCCCCTGGTCAGCAGGTGGGGGCGTCACAGTTTCCCCAGGG GTACCAGTTCCCCTCAATGGAGCAGCTGGCCGCCATGCTCCCCAGCGTGGTACAGCACTTTGG GTTCAAGTACGTGATTGGCATCGGAGTAGGAGCCGGAGCTTATGTGCTGGCCAAGTTTGCA CTTATCTTCCCCGACCTGGTGGAGGGGCTGGTGCTGATGAACATTGACCCCAACGGCAAAGGCTGGATTGACTGGGCGGCCACCAAG CTCTCCGGCCTGACCAGCACTTTACCTGACACGGTGCTATCCCACCTCTTCAGCCAG GAGGAGCTGGTGAGCAACACAGAGCTGGTGCAGAGCTACCGGCAGCAGATCGGGAACGTGGTGAACCAGGCCAACCTGCAGCTCTTCTGGAACATGTACAACAG ccGCAGAGACCTGGACATTAACCGGCCTGGAACAGTACCCAATGCCAAGACACTCCG CTGCCCCGTGATGCTGGTGGTCGGGGATAACGCGCCTGCTGAGGACGGTGTG GTGGAGTGCAACTCCAAACTGGATCCAACCACCACGACCTTCCTGAAG ATGGCAGATTCTGGGGGGCTCCCCCAAGTCACACAG CCAGGGAAGCTGACTGAGGCTTTCAAATATTTCCTGCAAGGCATGGGCTACA TGCCCTCGGCCAGCATGACCCGCCTCGCCCGCTCTCGTACCGCGTCGCTCACCAGTGCCGGTTCGGTGGATGGCAGCCGCCCGCAGGCCTGCACCCACTCGGAGAGCAGCGAGGGGCTGGGCCAGGTCAATCACACCATGGAGGTGTCCTGTTGA
- the NDRG4 gene encoding protein NDRG4 isoform X1: MKVLGHKIELLTGLLLHDVTMAGLQELRFPEEKPLLRGQDTAELENSDTFLLAVDTDWKEHDIETPYGLLHVVIRGSPKGNRPAILTYHDVGLNHKLCFNTFFNFEDMQEITKHFVVCHVDAPGQQVGASQFPQGYQFPSMEQLAAMLPSVVQHFGFKYVIGIGVGAGAYVLAKFALIFPDLVEGLVLMNIDPNGKGWIDWAATKLSGLTSTLPDTVLSHLFSQEELVSNTELVQSYRQQIGNVVNQANLQLFWNMYNSRRDLDINRPGTVPNAKTLRCPVMLVVGDNAPAEDGVVECNSKLDPTTTTFLKMADSGGLPQVTQPGKLTEAFKYFLQGMGYMPSASMTRLARSRTASLTSAGSVDGSRPQACTHSESSEGLGQVNHTMEVSC; the protein is encoded by the exons gGCTCCTGCTCCACGACGTGACCATGGCCGGGCTGCAGGAGCTGCGATTCCCCGAGGAGAAGCCACTTCTCCGGGGCCAGGACACCGCTGAGCTG GAGAACTCCGACACCTTCCTCTTGGCGGTGGACACAGACTGGAAG GAACATGACATCGAGACGCCTTACGGCCTTCTGCACGTGGTGATCCGGGGCTCCCCCAAAGGGAACCGCCCGGCCATCCTCACCTACCATGATGTGGGCCTCAATC ACAAGCTGTGCTTCAACACCTTCTTCAACTTTGAGGACATGCAGGAGATCACCAAGCACTTTGTGGTGTGCCACGTGGATGCCCCTGGTCAGCAGGTGGGGGCGTCACAGTTTCCCCAGGG GTACCAGTTCCCCTCAATGGAGCAGCTGGCCGCCATGCTCCCCAGCGTGGTACAGCACTTTGG GTTCAAGTACGTGATTGGCATCGGAGTAGGAGCCGGAGCTTATGTGCTGGCCAAGTTTGCA CTTATCTTCCCCGACCTGGTGGAGGGGCTGGTGCTGATGAACATTGACCCCAACGGCAAAGGCTGGATTGACTGGGCGGCCACCAAG CTCTCCGGCCTGACCAGCACTTTACCTGACACGGTGCTATCCCACCTCTTCAGCCAG GAGGAGCTGGTGAGCAACACAGAGCTGGTGCAGAGCTACCGGCAGCAGATCGGGAACGTGGTGAACCAGGCCAACCTGCAGCTCTTCTGGAACATGTACAACAG ccGCAGAGACCTGGACATTAACCGGCCTGGAACAGTACCCAATGCCAAGACACTCCG CTGCCCCGTGATGCTGGTGGTCGGGGATAACGCGCCTGCTGAGGACGGTGTG GTGGAGTGCAACTCCAAACTGGATCCAACCACCACGACCTTCCTGAAG ATGGCAGATTCTGGGGGGCTCCCCCAAGTCACACAG CCAGGGAAGCTGACTGAGGCTTTCAAATATTTCCTGCAAGGCATGGGCTACA TGCCCTCGGCCAGCATGACCCGCCTCGCCCGCTCTCGTACCGCGTCGCTCACCAGTGCCGGTTCGGTGGATGGCAGCCGCCCGCAGGCCTGCACCCACTCGGAGAGCAGCGAGGGGCTGGGCCAGGTCAATCACACCATGGAGGTGTCCTGTTGA
- the NDRG4 gene encoding protein NDRG4 isoform X3 has product MAGLQELRFPEEKPLLRGQDTAELENSDTFLLAVDTDWKEHDIETPYGLLHVVIRGSPKGNRPAILTYHDVGLNHKLCFNTFFNFEDMQEITKHFVVCHVDAPGQQVGASQFPQGYQFPSMEQLAAMLPSVVQHFGFKYVIGIGVGAGAYVLAKFALIFPDLVEGLVLMNIDPNGKGWIDWAATKLSGLTSTLPDTVLSHLFSQEELVSNTELVQSYRQQIGNVVNQANLQLFWNMYNSRRDLDINRPGTVPNAKTLRCPVMLVVGDNAPAEDGVVECNSKLDPTTTTFLKMADSGGLPQVTQPGKLTEAFKYFLQGMGYMPSASMTRLARSRTASLTSAGSVDGSRPQACTHSESSEGLGQVNHTMEVSC; this is encoded by the exons ATGGCCGGGCTGCAGGAGCTGCGATTCCCCGAGGAGAAGCCACTTCTCCGGGGCCAGGACACCGCTGAGCTG GAGAACTCCGACACCTTCCTCTTGGCGGTGGACACAGACTGGAAG GAACATGACATCGAGACGCCTTACGGCCTTCTGCACGTGGTGATCCGGGGCTCCCCCAAAGGGAACCGCCCGGCCATCCTCACCTACCATGATGTGGGCCTCAATC ACAAGCTGTGCTTCAACACCTTCTTCAACTTTGAGGACATGCAGGAGATCACCAAGCACTTTGTGGTGTGCCACGTGGATGCCCCTGGTCAGCAGGTGGGGGCGTCACAGTTTCCCCAGGG GTACCAGTTCCCCTCAATGGAGCAGCTGGCCGCCATGCTCCCCAGCGTGGTACAGCACTTTGG GTTCAAGTACGTGATTGGCATCGGAGTAGGAGCCGGAGCTTATGTGCTGGCCAAGTTTGCA CTTATCTTCCCCGACCTGGTGGAGGGGCTGGTGCTGATGAACATTGACCCCAACGGCAAAGGCTGGATTGACTGGGCGGCCACCAAG CTCTCCGGCCTGACCAGCACTTTACCTGACACGGTGCTATCCCACCTCTTCAGCCAG GAGGAGCTGGTGAGCAACACAGAGCTGGTGCAGAGCTACCGGCAGCAGATCGGGAACGTGGTGAACCAGGCCAACCTGCAGCTCTTCTGGAACATGTACAACAG ccGCAGAGACCTGGACATTAACCGGCCTGGAACAGTACCCAATGCCAAGACACTCCG CTGCCCCGTGATGCTGGTGGTCGGGGATAACGCGCCTGCTGAGGACGGTGTG GTGGAGTGCAACTCCAAACTGGATCCAACCACCACGACCTTCCTGAAG ATGGCAGATTCTGGGGGGCTCCCCCAAGTCACACAG CCAGGGAAGCTGACTGAGGCTTTCAAATATTTCCTGCAAGGCATGGGCTACA TGCCCTCGGCCAGCATGACCCGCCTCGCCCGCTCTCGTACCGCGTCGCTCACCAGTGCCGGTTCGGTGGATGGCAGCCGCCCGCAGGCCTGCACCCACTCGGAGAGCAGCGAGGGGCTGGGCCAGGTCAATCACACCATGGAGGTGTCCTGTTGA
- the SETD6 gene encoding N-lysine methyltransferase SETD6 isoform X1: MATRAKRRRVAGPVGGDADPDPDPVAGFLSWCRRVGLELSPKVAVSRQGTVAGYGMVARESVQPGELLFAVPRAALLSQHTCSIGGLLEQGGCAGGVRPGGAPRGRAGALTSVSLSERGALQSQSGWVPLLLALLHELQAPASPWSPYFAMWPELGRLEHPMFWPEEERRRLLQGTGVPEAVEKDLANIRSEYYSIVLPFMEAHPDLFSPRVRSLELYHQLVALVMAYSFQEPLEEEEDEKEPNSPLMVPAADILNHLANHNANLEYSPNCLRMVATQPIPKGHEIFNTYGQMANWQLIHMYGFVEPYPDNTDDTADIQMVTVREAALLGTKVEAERLLLYERWDFLCKLEMVGEEGAFVIGWEEVLTEEELTTTLKVLCMPAEEFREFKDQDGWGDDKREEESLTVTNIPRLKASWRQLLRDSVLLTLQTYATDLKSEQDLLSNKEVYTKLSSREQQALQVRYGQKMILHQLLELTS, encoded by the exons ATGGCGACCAGGGCAAAGCGCCGGCGG GTGGCGGGGCCTGTGGGAGGCGACGCGGACCCGGACCCGGACCCTGTGGCCGGCTTCCTGAGCTGGTGCCGGCGGGTGGGGCTGGAGCTGAGTCCCAAG GTGGCGGTGAGCCGGCAGGGCACGGTGGCCGGCTACGGCATGGTGGCCCGGGAGAGCGTGCAGCCCGGGGAGCTGCTGTTTGCCGTGCCGCGGGCCGCGCTCCTGTCGCAGCACACCTGCTCCATCGGCGGCCTGCTGGAGCAAGGTGGGTGCGCCGGCGGGGTGCGACCGGGAGGCGCGCCGCGGGGCCGCGCCGGTGCTCtcacctctgtgtctctctcagagCGAGGCGCGCTGCAGAGCCAGTCGGGCTGGGTGCCGCTGCTGCTGGCGCTGCTGCACGAGCTGCAGGCCCCGGCCTCGCCCTGGAGCCCTTACTTTGCGATGTGGCCGGAGCTAGGCCGCTTGGAGCACCCGATGTTCTG GCCTGAGGAGGAGCGCCGGCGATTGCTGCAGGGCACGGGCGTACCCGAGGCGGTGGAGAAGGACTTGGCCAACATCCGCAGCGAATACTATTCCATCGTATTGCCGTTCATGGAAGCCCACCCGGATCTTTTCAGCCCCAGGGTTCGCTCCCTGGAACTCTACCACCAGCTCGTGGCTCTTGTGATGGCGTACAG CTTTCAGGAACcactggaggaagaggaggatgaaaAGGAGCCAAACTCCCCTTTGATGGTGCCTGCTGCAGACATACTAAACCACTTAGCCAATCATAATGCCAATCTAGAATACTCTCCA AATTGTCTTCGGATGGTGGCCACTCAGCCCATTCCTAAAGGCCATGAAATTTTCAACACTTATGGACAAATGGCTAATTGGCAACTCATTCATATGTATGGTTTTGTTGAACCATATCCCGACAACACGGATGACACAGCTGACATTCAGATGGTGACAGTTCGTGAAGCAGCATTACTGG GAACAAAAGTTGAAGCTGAAAGGCTCCTACTGTATGAACGCTGGGATTTCTTATGCAAACTGGAGATGGTAGGGGAAGAGGGAGCCTTTGTAATTGGGTGGGAGGAGGTGCTCACTGAAGAGGAACTGACCACCACACTCAAG GTACTATGCATGCCTGCTGAGGAGTTCAGAGAGTTTAAAGACCAGGATGGATGGGGAGATGataaaagggaagaggagagctTGACAGTCACAAATATCCCCAGGCTGAAAGCATCATGGAGACAGCTGCTTCGGGACAGTGTTTTGTTGACCCTGCAAACCTATGCCACAGACTTAAAATCTGAACAAGATTTACTAAGTAACAAGGAGGTCTACACCAAACTCAGCTCGAGGGAACAGCAGGCCTTGCAGGTTCGCTATGGTCAGAAGATGATCTTACACCAGTTGTTGGAACTGACAAGTTAG
- the SETD6 gene encoding N-lysine methyltransferase SETD6 isoform X2 translates to MATRAKRRRVAGPVGGDADPDPDPVAGFLSWCRRVGLELSPKVAVSRQGTVAGYGMVARESVQPGELLFAVPRAALLSQHTCSIGGLLEQERGALQSQSGWVPLLLALLHELQAPASPWSPYFAMWPELGRLEHPMFWPEEERRRLLQGTGVPEAVEKDLANIRSEYYSIVLPFMEAHPDLFSPRVRSLELYHQLVALVMAYSFQEPLEEEEDEKEPNSPLMVPAADILNHLANHNANLEYSPNCLRMVATQPIPKGHEIFNTYGQMANWQLIHMYGFVEPYPDNTDDTADIQMVTVREAALLGTKVEAERLLLYERWDFLCKLEMVGEEGAFVIGWEEVLTEEELTTTLKVLCMPAEEFREFKDQDGWGDDKREEESLTVTNIPRLKASWRQLLRDSVLLTLQTYATDLKSEQDLLSNKEVYTKLSSREQQALQVRYGQKMILHQLLELTS, encoded by the exons ATGGCGACCAGGGCAAAGCGCCGGCGG GTGGCGGGGCCTGTGGGAGGCGACGCGGACCCGGACCCGGACCCTGTGGCCGGCTTCCTGAGCTGGTGCCGGCGGGTGGGGCTGGAGCTGAGTCCCAAG GTGGCGGTGAGCCGGCAGGGCACGGTGGCCGGCTACGGCATGGTGGCCCGGGAGAGCGTGCAGCCCGGGGAGCTGCTGTTTGCCGTGCCGCGGGCCGCGCTCCTGTCGCAGCACACCTGCTCCATCGGCGGCCTGCTGGAGCAAG agCGAGGCGCGCTGCAGAGCCAGTCGGGCTGGGTGCCGCTGCTGCTGGCGCTGCTGCACGAGCTGCAGGCCCCGGCCTCGCCCTGGAGCCCTTACTTTGCGATGTGGCCGGAGCTAGGCCGCTTGGAGCACCCGATGTTCTG GCCTGAGGAGGAGCGCCGGCGATTGCTGCAGGGCACGGGCGTACCCGAGGCGGTGGAGAAGGACTTGGCCAACATCCGCAGCGAATACTATTCCATCGTATTGCCGTTCATGGAAGCCCACCCGGATCTTTTCAGCCCCAGGGTTCGCTCCCTGGAACTCTACCACCAGCTCGTGGCTCTTGTGATGGCGTACAG CTTTCAGGAACcactggaggaagaggaggatgaaaAGGAGCCAAACTCCCCTTTGATGGTGCCTGCTGCAGACATACTAAACCACTTAGCCAATCATAATGCCAATCTAGAATACTCTCCA AATTGTCTTCGGATGGTGGCCACTCAGCCCATTCCTAAAGGCCATGAAATTTTCAACACTTATGGACAAATGGCTAATTGGCAACTCATTCATATGTATGGTTTTGTTGAACCATATCCCGACAACACGGATGACACAGCTGACATTCAGATGGTGACAGTTCGTGAAGCAGCATTACTGG GAACAAAAGTTGAAGCTGAAAGGCTCCTACTGTATGAACGCTGGGATTTCTTATGCAAACTGGAGATGGTAGGGGAAGAGGGAGCCTTTGTAATTGGGTGGGAGGAGGTGCTCACTGAAGAGGAACTGACCACCACACTCAAG GTACTATGCATGCCTGCTGAGGAGTTCAGAGAGTTTAAAGACCAGGATGGATGGGGAGATGataaaagggaagaggagagctTGACAGTCACAAATATCCCCAGGCTGAAAGCATCATGGAGACAGCTGCTTCGGGACAGTGTTTTGTTGACCCTGCAAACCTATGCCACAGACTTAAAATCTGAACAAGATTTACTAAGTAACAAGGAGGTCTACACCAAACTCAGCTCGAGGGAACAGCAGGCCTTGCAGGTTCGCTATGGTCAGAAGATGATCTTACACCAGTTGTTGGAACTGACAAGTTAG